A window of the Leptolyngbya subtilissima AS-A7 genome harbors these coding sequences:
- a CDS encoding recombinase family protein, with protein MRIVAYYYREIEAPTAPFLETLGAEMLASVERVYTDVALPTELEYRPERDRLLADLQANPADRVLVDNLAALGNNPEDICHWVQALASAGAEVVTLTDDAVDLDSILQGANLASDQRRRRLREGHARSRLQALPPPGKPPYGYRRGQGRYLIDRATAPVVTAFVNEFLLYGSLRGAVRFIEGKLGKRISVSTGRRWLTHPVYRGDLQYQDGNVLRDTHAAIISREEAAQIDRLLRRNRPLPPRTAGAPRSLAGLVTCQSCGQPLTISKTAPRGQAKSYLYLRSSGCPKAPRCPAIPYDDALHRIVNQICQELPPAVAQFTARIPPGAPAPGTSLQGAIAAKEAAIAQLPTLEESGVLDAETAALRRYKLRGEISTLHQQLAQLPPVNLQELSQSVSIPQFWLDLSEAERRFFFREFIRNIQIVRQGKDWWIELVLVF; from the coding sequence ATGCGCATTGTCGCCTACTACTACCGAGAAATTGAGGCCCCAACCGCTCCCTTCCTTGAGACTCTAGGGGCAGAGATGCTGGCATCGGTGGAACGGGTATACACCGATGTAGCATTGCCGACGGAGCTAGAGTATCGGCCAGAGCGCGATCGCCTGCTGGCTGACCTGCAAGCTAATCCCGCCGATCGGGTTTTGGTGGACAACCTTGCTGCCCTGGGCAACAATCCCGAAGATATTTGCCACTGGGTGCAGGCACTGGCCTCTGCTGGGGCTGAAGTGGTCACTCTAACCGATGATGCCGTTGATTTAGACAGCATCTTGCAGGGGGCCAACTTGGCTAGCGATCAGCGCCGCCGCCGCCTGCGCGAGGGTCATGCCCGCAGCCGCCTACAGGCGCTACCGCCCCCGGGCAAGCCGCCCTACGGCTACCGTCGGGGACAGGGCCGTTACCTGATCGATCGCGCCACGGCTCCGGTAGTCACCGCCTTTGTCAACGAATTCTTGCTCTACGGCTCGCTGCGGGGGGCAGTGCGGTTCATCGAGGGCAAGCTGGGCAAGCGAATTTCGGTGTCTACCGGGCGGCGCTGGCTCACCCACCCGGTGTATCGGGGCGACCTGCAATACCAGGATGGCAATGTCCTGCGCGACACTCACGCCGCTATTATCAGCCGCGAAGAGGCGGCCCAGATCGATCGCCTGCTGCGCCGCAACCGCCCCCTGCCGCCGCGCACCGCTGGGGCACCGCGATCGCTAGCCGGCCTCGTCACCTGTCAATCATGCGGTCAACCTCTGACCATTTCAAAAACCGCTCCCCGGGGCCAGGCCAAAAGCTATCTTTACCTGCGATCTAGCGGCTGCCCTAAAGCTCCCCGCTGCCCCGCCATTCCCTACGACGACGCCCTGCATCGCATCGTGAATCAGATCTGTCAGGAGTTGCCCCCGGCGGTGGCCCAATTCACGGCCAGAATTCCCCCCGGTGCTCCCGCCCCCGGCACCAGTTTGCAGGGTGCGATCGCTGCTAAGGAAGCCGCGATCGCCCAGCTACCCACCCTAGAAGAATCTGGCGTTCTGGACGCTGAAACTGCTGCTTTACGCCGCTACAAGCTAAGGGGCGAAATTTCCACTCTGCACCAGCAGCTTGCTCAGCTACCCCCCGTCAACTTGCAAGAGCTGTCCCAGT